From the genome of Apostichopus japonicus isolate 1M-3 chromosome 17, ASM3797524v1, whole genome shotgun sequence:
CAGCCGATCGAGCGTAAGTTTGATATCAAACTTATCTCCGTTCCACAAAGAAACTTACGCTTGATATCAAGCTTAAGTTTGATCCGATCATGCGTAACTTTAAGTAGTGATCCAGATCAATCGTAAGTATGATACGTTGCTATGGTAAACacttgttttaaatttgttatgtttttacTGTACACAGTACATGTAGAAGTAATACAATGTGAATTTCATGTACTTTTGCACAAATGGCGTTATTTGTGTATCGGCAAGCTGGTCAACAACGCAATTATCGTCGGATTCTACAAAGAGAGAGAATTTTTAGAGACAGAAGGCAGCCTTTTGAACTTTACAATGATGTTGACATGTACCAAAGATATAGGTTTACTAGGCTAGGCTGTATGACTATAATTAATAGATTAAGGGCCCAGTTAGAACATCCCACCAACAGAAGTAGGGCGCTGTCAGCCAGTTTGCAGGTTTTCATTGCTCTAAGATTTTATGCATCAGGATCGAAAAGTGCCTTAGCAGAGTGTGCCTCTTTACACGGATGCAGCAAGTCATCTGCCTCACGGGCATTGAGGAGGGTTACAAAAGCATTGGTTCAAATCCGGAATGATGAAATTAAGTTCCCAATCACTCCAGCCTCTGTGACCAATGCTCAGAGGGAATTTTTTTTGGTAGCAGGATTTCCGCAGGTTGTGGGTGCAGTAGATGGGACATTGATTGGAATTCACGGTTGTAACTATGGGCCGGATGAGTATGTATTTGTTAGCCGTAAAGGTAGACATGCAATCAATGTACAGCTAATTTGTAGtgcaaaatacaaaatcatCAATGTTGTAGCACGATGGCCAGGCAGTACCCATGACAGTAGGATATTGAGTGAAAGCCTTGTTGGGAGACAGTTTGAGGACCACCAACTTCAAGGGATACTTCTCGGGGACTCTGGTTATCCTCTACAGCCATGGTTGATGACGCCTATTCAGAACCCAACCACACTCGAAGAGACCTCATTCAATAAGTAAGTAAGCTTGTACAAACCAATACATATCGAGGTATGGTATCGTATCATTTCAGCTCATTGGACTATCTAAATTTATACATCACTTTAGATTTGTacaaaaagcacacacacaaaatcacAAACTCAATATAGTATCAGTTATGACTGTATATTGTAGTTCACCATACGGACAAAACTAGACATAAATTACTTAATagtgaacaaagaaataaacagcTGTCTTCAAGTTTATAATTATTCTTTAATTGCAGTGCTCAGACAAGGACACGAGCCAAGATTGAGCAAGTCAACGGCCAGCTCAAGAACAAATTTCGATGTCTGCTTGGCGATGGCATGCAAATAGAACCTCAAAGAGCTTGTGATATTATCGTTGCCTGCTGTATCCTCTTTAACATCAGCAAGGACTTGAAAGAGCCACACTTAGACCCCCAGCGTGACCAACAGGTTCAACCAGACCCAGATGAAGCTGGTGCAGCACCTGATAATGTCCATGGGGCAGCTGTCCGGGCAGATATAATTACTAATTTTTTCACCTAAATGATGGTCTTATACCTTCTTCTAACCCTTCCCCTATCCTTTTTTACCCTTGAAAGAGGCAAATTAGTTTTGGCTATACATAGTGTCAGCAAAGAATATGAATGTCATGTCAAacaaacattttgcatttatcaAATACCACTTGCAGTTTTGACATTCTAACATAACAGCTTAAAATCgtattttgaatttaatttatGTTGACCATCAATTTAGTTTCAGTAGTACACCCAATAGAAATTTAATATCTAAGGCAGATAGTATATAAGCTAAAAATTAGTATCTAAAGTTGACCTACAGTGCTGTTACATAATGGACGGTTCAGAAATGACATTCAACTCAAAGATGGTTGGAAAGGCATTATACAATTCTTGATCATTAATATTATCTACAACTCCCACTCAGATGGTTTGCCTATTAAAATAATAGTTCCTTAGCTTTCTTCACTTGTATATGCAATAAAGCTActtagtaaataaatatattccacGTAGAAGAGTACACTATAGTGTAGGCTGTGTAATTATAACAGTGAGACAGTATAACTGGCTTCTTTGGCCTGGAATGAACCTCTTCAGAAATCTTGACCAGTTTAGTTTACTTGATGACATTGTTTATAACAGGAGGATCACTAATTAATGTGACCCAATTTTCTAAAGCCATGGGCAGCTGGCATGAATGAAAGGTCTTGACAACCAGGAGTTTACTAAAGATTGCGACACAATTTTTTAACAGTAATACATAGCACCATTATACTATTAATTATACCTAATTAGACACAAAATAACAgtgaggaaggggtgggggagggggtcaagTATGTATTTAAAGTTACTTTTCAGGACCAAGGGCTGCTGAGATGATTTGAAGTGCCGAAAGAATGCCTTTTTGCACTTCCAAATTCTGTCTGGCTAGCTCAAGCTTTTCCCTCTCAATTTTGATTATTTCCTCTTGTAATGAGGTCTGTATCACTTGGTTATCATAATTTGGGGACAACTGGGGAAGAGGGACAACTGTTGGGGAAAGGGTTGACTGCCTGATTGGTGATGGTGCAGGTGAATCCTGTGAATagaacaaatgaaaacaattaatcaattacaaaatattcatcAAGGGTACCAAAAACATATTATGTATCATATTAAGTTGGAGTGCTGTAGTTTTCTaggctttcacaatttgacttctggtgatcacagatgacctttaaagTTCACCAAAAgctataggcttcttgtactcaaatttAAATTGGGTATTTTAACATGAATATCATATAAATTGTACCTGTGATGACTCGCTCATAGCAGTCAAAGGGTCTGTCTCTGATGTCCCCAGAGCATTGACACCATCTCTGGCCTGGGGGGCCATTGCCTCTAACACGGCCTCGTAAACAGGGCTGTAGTCAGCTGCTGGCCCTCCacctaaaataaaatgatatgaacaatgtttatcaatttccatttcattatATGTCAAGAAATCCGTGATGGATGTGATGTGCCAATAATTGCTATTTACCTGTTGCATGTTTTgctctttgatattttttggcCAGAATCTTGAGATCTGACCATTTTTTCTTTAGCTCAGAGGCACTTCTCTCTGAGGCTCCTCCTGCAACCCTGATGGAATGTGCAGCCTTCTCCCAGTagcttttttttctgtcttctaCCTGTTGGATATGCATGGAGGTTAAAACACAATTCAGAAAGCCCAACAATATGTCCTTCAGCTAcataaaagaattaaaaatcTAAATTTTTATATTGCTTCTGGCATTCATTACAAATTAATTACTATGTTAGTTACAATATcacataaattatatattgctttattttcctttaatattttcctatatatatattgctatatttTCCTAACAGATTTAATTTAAACACATGATTTAATGTTCAATACTTATATTTTCTGAATAAATCTTATATCCATTTTGTGCTATGTCAGGATTCTACTTCTCTTTATCTGTTTACATTATGACAGAGCATTAGGTGATATTACAGGCTATGTTTTCAACTTCAAATAGTGTCattacgcacacacacacacacacggtaCAATTTACATTCCAAACAGATATGCAGTACACAACATATTCTCAAGTCCCACAATTCTGCTGAGTGCATATTTTTGCCGCAAAATGAAAGCATGCATGTGTCTTAAATAGGAAAATCATTCTATGTCATTTACTCCGACAACATCACACCTTTGATTAATACTCTGTCAATACTAAATGCAAAATGTACTGATTGtattcaatttgaaaaaaaaagaaacaaagcttCAAATTGCAAAGTGTGATGTGCAATTAGGCTTTTAAAAGTCTTACCTTCTGTGAGCAATGTCCAGCTCGACCAAACAATTTTTCCCGATTTTCTTTGACAAACTGGCAAAGAATGATGATTTCATGCTGGGAAAAATTCTTCTTCCTgcatcttttttcttttgggtTAGACtaggaaaaaatgaaaaaaattgttactgtGAAAATTGTCAAGTTATCATTAACTACTCAAGAACACTGTGCTCAAAACTTAATGAGCCAGCCTTGGTAATACCAGGATAAACCCCATGACCTCTATTTTGAGTTCCAACAGTCAAAGGCTATAGGCAAGCAGCACACACAGCTGCTCATCCCATTGAACAGCTTTAATTGTAATAACTTCTAAAGCCATGTCCCTTGAAATATGAGCACTTAAAAcgtgtttgtattttgtagtaGAGTCCCAGCTCGACTTAGCTACTCTGGCCTTGGCTAAGTGGGCAGATAAAGTTGCTTGCATAGTGTGCACCTAGCAAGGAAGGTctataataacaaaattaataataacaaaacacTGCAGGTAAACGGGGTTTAAACCCCGTTTACCTGCAGTGTTGCCTTTCAAAATGTCGACTTCCGATTTAACAATGCTTTAGGCCTAGACTGAAACAatccaaaataaatatttacatcacTAAGGATGTAAACTACCGGTCAGCTCAAGTTCAGCCAAAAGAAACATAGGGTATACAACTCAGACTTTAGTGTGGGTAGGTTAGGCCCTGTAGACCTAGGCTATTGctgcttttatttttgttttgtggacattaaaaaaaagttaggCTAGCTAGGTGACTTTCACTTTTGTTCAGAATTAAGCCTACAAGGGGTGCAAGTGCAATAACTATACCTCTCTTTTTAGTCTGGACTTCATACAGAGTTCCTTTGTACGAAATTGTGACAATTTATCAATATCAGTCAATGATCCCACTGGTAATCATTAGCCGGGTACCAttataggcctaagtatactGTATAGTCTTGTAGTACTAAGCCTAAGTCGTCCGTGTAATAATACAGGCGTATACTTATGTAGTTTATCCTTTATACAGTAGTCATTTGCTCATATAAATTTGTGTTACTGCTAGGCCTAAACTTTAGAAAAGACGTAGGCAGGCCTAACGTTGTCCCGGGTATTCCTCTAGGCTCTAgtacatagcctacatataaCACTGACTGCCTGTATTAAACTAATTTAACGTACGCAAAGACTACCGAGTTGGCAGATAAAATGCGGTCAACGGACGATCTTTCAATGTTTTTGAGTCGTAACACACAACGAACCAATGCAATCAAATATGGCAAAGGTTATTCTTGTAAAGATTGTGGTTAAATGTTTATTCTGACACATTTATCTGATATTTACTCACCATTTTGATGACATATAATGCGCCGACAGGTTGTTCGCAGTGTCAAAACTTCGGAGACGCAAGTGATTTGAGGTCACGAAAGGTCAAAGTAGCCTCGTCCACTGACCAAATATTAATTAGAATCATGCGTAGCGTAAGTTTGATTTTGTGGAACGCTACTTAACGATCGAACTTACGCTACGATCAATCGCATGAGAATCGAACTTAAGTTTGATCTTAAGATCAAGCGTAAGTTAGTCTTTGTGGAACGGGGCCCAGGTATAACTAAAGCACTAGGTGGACTCTATACAGTGGCACACACAAACAGGCATACAGAGTACAAATTTCTTAGTTATGTATGTGGCCATGCCACCCCCTCCTTCCCACTCCCCCACAGCAATAGTGGGGAAGGTGGGCACAGAGACCATGCTCCCACCAATAATTTTTCTCAGCAATGATTATTTTCTACATCAGCCTTATGCCAACACGGGCAGCAATTTCAGCAAACTTGAATATTGGTCTGACAACTGACCCCCATAATAATCTCAAAGCTGTGCTGGGCTCCATTACAAGTGTTCATATCACAGCATGATAGTTAAACTAGTCTTGTCACAAACAAGATACACAGAGATCTTGGCAACTCTAGCTTGACAATTTGTGTTGGCAGAAAGAGGGGGTAGTTTGACCGGAGGTGACCGGTCAACAGGAGAGGTCAGTGTCAAAGGTTACCAGGTCACTCTAGACACCGTAGCACCAGGGTGcagttgtgaggagacaggtgaATTAGTagcaaagtaaacaacaaactttCATTTCTCTGATGTCACAGTAAGTTAACCGTAAACAACGGTCCATTTGACTTTAAGAAACACAATGTCCCACTATTTCTTTAACTTATTTGAAACTTACATGGTCTGAACAGCCATTTCCATATATGTCATCGTTCGAGCAGTTAAGAAAGGCCGGCCAGCCCTGTCTGATCTCAACTATTTCACAAGGACCTCGAGTTTCCTCGCACATGTCTCTGCCGGGTAATTCCACAGATCCGTTCACACAGTTGGGGGTGTAGAGGGCACAAAGGAGTGGCAGTATCTTCTCCCAGCAGGTCGGCACCTGGCGTAGACCGCTCCACTGCCGAAGCTTGTGAAGGACATCACTCGTGGTCCAATTCTCAGACTCCTGGACGAGAACGAACGTCGTAAACGGATGGTCGATGCTGGTAGAGCCGCAGCTCAGGTTATCCTCCACCGGTACACAGGTAGCCGTCTTTCGGCAGTGGTGAGGAATGGAAGTCGAATTGGAGGCAGTTGAGGTATCGACCGAGGCCACGAGAAGGACAAACAAGATGGAGATGAAACAAACAGCAGTCACGTTGCCTGCAATGCGGTGGTGTCCCATCGTCACCTGGCTACTGTCTCCGGAGTAAAACTGGCTCAAAACTTACAACTTAGATTAATGAAGCCAATAAGGAGACCTTCACCATTTCATGTAGTTTGTCATTCTTAGCACTTGCTGAAGAACTGGGTCAATGGCTTAATTAATCTGCAATATTCaggagaaaaggaaaacaaacaaagtaaTGTACGTTGATTACTTGAGGGATGGAGGGTTAAACATGGGGGGAATTTAGATGAGGGATGGAGGGATGTACATGAGGGATGGAGGGGATATACTGTATGAGAGATGGAGGGATATATTAACATTTGATGGCTTTTCTGACTTTTGCAAATTAACATACGAATGGAACCAGAAGGCAATTTTTTCATTCATGATCAAATATTGTGTTTTGACAATATAAGCCAAAACTAGTTtctaaaacatttattttcaagtttgatCCCATAATTCCTATCATTTACCTATGTGAAACGTTTCGCTGCAACAATTCTAAATTCTATGCA
Proteins encoded in this window:
- the LOC139984041 gene encoding putative nuclease HARBI1, giving the protein MALFVYRQAGQQRNYRRILQRERIFRDRRQPFELYNDVDMYQRYRFTRLGCMTIINRLRAQLEHPTNRSRALSASLQVFIALRFYASGSKSALAECASLHGCSKSSASRALRRVTKALVQIRNDEIKFPITPASVTNAQREFFLVAGFPQVVGAVDGTLIGIHGCNYGPDEYVFVSRKGRHAINVQLICSAKYKIINVVARWPGSTHDSRILSESLVGRQFEDHQLQGILLGDSGYPLQPWLMTPIQNPTTLEETSFNNAQTRTRAKIEQVNGQLKNKFRCLLGDGMQIEPQRACDIIVACCILFNISKDLKEPHLDPQRDQQVQPDPDEAGAAPDNVHGAAVRADIITNFFT
- the LOC139984045 gene encoding uncharacterized protein, which encodes MSNPKEKRCRKKNFSQHEIIILCQFVKENREKLFGRAGHCSQKVEDRKKSYWEKAAHSIRVAGGASERSASELKKKWSDLKILAKKYQRAKHATGGGPAADYSPVYEAVLEAMAPQARDGVNALGTSETDPLTAMSESSQDSPAPSPIRQSTLSPTVVPLPQLSPNYDNQVIQTSLQEEIIKIEREKLELARQNLEVQKGILSALQIISAALGPEK